DNA sequence from the Hemitrygon akajei chromosome 8, sHemAka1.3, whole genome shotgun sequence genome:
atgcaatgctaccaagcggaccaatcacagttgttgcggtctgcatcgCTGCAACGTGAGTTACTTTGTTGAGGAGTTACACGTCACCCTATGGCGTAGGGTACAGAGCAGGGTACGCAGTACCTACGGCATAGTTTtgatgcagaagtataaatcaggcttAAGGGACATGTCAAGCAGCTCAGGTTGTACTTCTGGAGGGAGAAGAAATGAGCCACAATCACACATGCATGGCAAGTAGGAACGCCAGTTCTGGGACAGACAGAAAGAAAGCTACCTGAATTTGCAGGAAGAATAATTCGATACTGAGTCTAGAAGGTCGCAATGAACAGAGGGCTTCTGGTTTGATCGCTCGGGAGTGAACGTCCCATCCGGTTGTGTTGTGCGGACCCTGAAGGAGACAAGATGGCGATGCAAGCGGCGAAACGGGCAAACATTCGTTTGCCTCCTGAAGTAAACCGCATCTTATACATAAGAAATTTGCCGTACAAAATAACAGCAGAAGAAATGTATGACATATTTGGAAAGTATGGGCCAATCAGACAGATAAGAGTTGGGAATACACCTGAAACGAGAGGAACTGCTTACGTGGTGTACGAAGATATTTTTGATGCCAAGAATGCTTGTGATCACTTGTCTGGTTTTAATGTCTGTAACAGATACCTTGTAGTTTTATACTACAATGCAAATAGGGCATTCCAGAAGATGGATACAAAGAAAAAGGAAGAGCAACTCAAAATTCTCAAGGAAAAGTATGGAATTaacacagaaacaaaatgaaccaTTGAGTCTTTGTTTTAATTTTTGCATTGTAGATATTGTTGAAAGGATTTTGAATAACAAGAAAATGAAAATCTCAAGAATTTGATAGTGTAAGAAAATCATTTACTTAGAACAAGTGGATGGTTATTTTAAATAGTGCCATTTATTTTGGCTCCATTTCCTGGTGAATTATCAAAACAGTTtttctttgtaattattttcCTGATTTAAAGCATGACAATTAAAtacaaaaa
Encoded proteins:
- the LOC140731392 gene encoding splicing factor 3B subunit 6 produces the protein MAMQAAKRANIRLPPEVNRILYIRNLPYKITAEEMYDIFGKYGPIRQIRVGNTPETRGTAYVVYEDIFDAKNACDHLSGFNVCNRYLVVLYYNANRAFQKMDTKKKEEQLKILKEKYGINTETK